The Nostoc sp. 'Lobaria pulmonaria (5183) cyanobiont' DNA window GAATGTCCGCGACGACCGATTACAATTAAGTCAGCACCCCAACCTTGAGCAACTTCACAGATATTGCGACTAGGGTTGCCAGAATTTTGGGTGAATTCAGTACTCACGCCTGCATTGGTTGCTTGCTCTATATACGATCGCAATAAGTCGATACCCTGTTCTTTATAAGTTTGCCACTGCTTCCAATAATCCTCTAGAAGTTCTTTATGTAATGGGTGGTATTCGAGAGTAACTAGTGTAGGTATTTGGGGGCTATTCTTTTCTTCATTAGACAGGATATGTAATACCATCAAGTTTGCTTTGGTTGCCTTCGCTAGAGCCAGCCCTGCATCAAAAACAGCTTTACCATTTGGGGAACGGTCAATTGCAACTATAATTTTGCTAAACATGGAATCTCCTGAGTTAAAAAATTTCTAAATACCGAATGATTACCGTTTTACAAGGCAAAATCACAATACTTAATCAGACTGGCTTCACCTGCGGTTAGAGAGAGTTCTAGTAGAAGTTCATCTGCTTTAATCATGCAATAGCAGTTCAATCGCTTCTAGAAGCTAGCTCATACTGGAAATTGGCTATCCAAAGTATCAACTGACATACCCATCTAAGCTCATTTGTGCGAGTGAGGGTGGTGCTGGAAATGAGGCAGTTTAACATTTTTGAAAATACTGGGGTAATCAAAAGTGTAATACAGCTTTCCAGTCATAACATCCCGTTCTCCTAGCGCGATTAGCCGAAACGCCCCCACTGCGATCGCAGCACCCATTGGCGGAGCAATCCAATAAATCCACTGATGATGACAATTTCCTGTTATCAGTGCTGGAGCGAAACTCCGCGCCGGATTGAGGCTTGTTCCCGAAATTGGAGCTTCTTGCCATACCATCCCGGCAATTAACAGCCAAACGACCAAAGGTGTCCAGCGCATCAGCCGATGATGACTGACAAAGATAAAAATCGTCAACACCAACACAAATGTAATTGTGACTTCTGATAAAAATACAATCCATAGTGGATAATTCAACCCAGGCAGCGTCATGCCGTTACTAACGCGAATGGCATAATCTCCCCATAAAGTCACGAGCAGTAACACCGCAGCGATCGCTCCTAGAAACTGTCCGATCACAAAGCCAACAAAATCTCTCAGGTGCATTTTGCCATGTATCCAAAATGCGAGTGAGACAGAAGGATTGATGTGAGAGCCACTCAGTTTACCGATTGGAGAAACGGCTATAAGCGCTCCACTTCCAGCAAAAATTAGTCCCGTAATCAGCCGCCGAATGCTTGAATCAGGCACAAGCTTTTCTATTGGCAAACCGTGCCCAAAGTTAAAGACGATTGCACTCAAGCCAATGAAAATATTGAAAGCAGCTCCCAAGAATTCTGCAAAGTATTCGCGCCAATGCCACTGATTCTGAACGCTAGAATTCATAGTTTGTGAGTGTTGTCAAGAAGCTTGCGTTAATGCAGATCAATTAAAAGAGCGACACTACTTCCGCCAACAATTGATGGAAGTAATTCCTTCTTTAGTCGTCTGTAACGGATTAATTAAGTTTGGTAGGTTTTGTTTTCTAAAATAAAATATTAGTAGTGCCAGGTAGGGTTGTGCAGTCCCGCTCTCAGAATTTGATTGGACTGTACCCAAGAGTGGTTGATGGAAGTAGTAGACGAGAACAGTTATTGAGGATCGTCCAAAATTGAACTGTATGCCTGTGGCTCTTCGATGCGGTGTTGTGCGTACTTCCGTCGAGCCTTGACGATCTCCTGATACACCTTCTTGCGAGCTAAGTTGACGCTACCCAAAGGTTCGTGTTCGGGCAGAGTGTGCCAAGCCATGAACGATAGCCCCTCATCCAGTCGCTTCCGCTCCTTGAAGTCAAATTTCTGAGCGGGAACTGTGATAGTTGCAAGCTTCATAAAGGGTGAGTCTTCCTCCTTCCACTCCTGCATCGGATCTTCAATTGGAGTTTTTTCATCGTTGACATACAGCTGCACCAAGAAGTCAAAGATTGCATCTTTGCCGTTTTCCGACAAGTAATCAACGACTGCTTCGCGCAAGTAAGTCTCGGAAGTGGGAAGCGAACCAGGAGTATCTTGCTGATGAGGTTTTACAGAAAACTTGATAGACACAGAGCCAAGTTTATAGGGAGTCGTACTCCAATATTGGATCAGCAGTGGATTTGCAACTTGTTTGCTCGTAACCGCTTTGAGGACTTCAAACGTGGGTT harbors:
- a CDS encoding MIP/aquaporin family protein, whose protein sequence is MNSSVQNQWHWREYFAEFLGAAFNIFIGLSAIVFNFGHGLPIEKLVPDSSIRRLITGLIFAGSGALIAVSPIGKLSGSHINPSVSLAFWIHGKMHLRDFVGFVIGQFLGAIAAVLLLVTLWGDYAIRVSNGMTLPGLNYPLWIVFLSEVTITFVLVLTIFIFVSHHRLMRWTPLVVWLLIAGMVWQEAPISGTSLNPARSFAPALITGNCHHQWIYWIAPPMGAAIAVGAFRLIALGERDVMTGKLYYTFDYPSIFKNVKLPHFQHHPHSHK
- a CDS encoding universal stress protein, which gives rise to MFSKIIVAIDRSPNGKAVFDAGLALAKATKANLMVLHILSNEEKNSPQIPTLVTLEYHPLHKELLEDYWKQWQTYKEQGIDLLRSYIEQATNAGVSTEFTQNSGNPSRNICEVAQGWGADLIVIGRRGHSGLSELILGSVSNYVFHHAPCSVHVVHTPAALKSEAPVVNQVQVGPSNY
- a CDS encoding catalase family protein, yielding MSQSNLSTPVQEAATDTILNTTAQEAAIDTIVDIDLKVQAEKGPDLRKDHPKSHALVWGEFKVEDNIPESLKVGIFVQPKTYPIWVRLSNASPAQKRGKLASDLDPDVRALAIKLLQVEGEKVLDDEQETQDFLLINHPVFFVRDAQGFANLTKASVGQANEEELRSLQPTFEVLKAVTSKQVANPLLIQYWSTTPYKLGSVSIKFSVKPHQQDTPGSLPTSETYLREAVVDYLSENGKDAIFDFLVQLYVNDEKTPIEDPMQEWKEEDSPFMKLATITVPAQKFDFKERKRLDEGLSFMAWHTLPEHEPLGSVNLARKKVYQEIVKARRKYAQHRIEEPQAYSSILDDPQ